A single region of the Corallococcus silvisoli genome encodes:
- a CDS encoding response regulator transcription factor, with translation MSRAPPPLLIVEDDSDLRDALVEILLAEGFTVAATASGDEAFAWLEAHPAPALVLLDMWTPRRDNWRLLDALHHLPRFADVPVVAISSRDEKHPAIRGVLSKPFDREALVASVRRYARAVH, from the coding sequence ATGAGCCGCGCGCCGCCCCCCCTTCTCATCGTCGAGGACGACAGCGACCTGCGCGACGCGCTCGTGGAGATCCTCCTCGCCGAGGGGTTCACCGTCGCCGCCACCGCATCCGGTGACGAGGCGTTCGCGTGGCTGGAAGCCCATCCGGCCCCGGCGCTGGTGCTCCTGGACATGTGGACGCCGCGCAGGGACAACTGGAGGTTGCTGGACGCCCTGCACCACCTGCCCCGGTTCGCGGACGTGCCCGTCGTGGCCATCAGCTCCCGCGATGAGAAACACCCCGCCATCCGCGGGGTGCTCTCCAAGCCCTTCGACCGCGAGGCGCTCGTCGCCAGCGTGCGCCGGTACGCGCGCGCCGTGCACTGA
- a CDS encoding helix-turn-helix domain-containing protein, producing MRNSRELTQEALAERSDLSVDAIRRIERGAFSPSLDTLGKLSVGLDVSLKTLFHSFDMERSDGVAEICDYLACRSGSEVKLAWRVLQAMFDEP from the coding sequence ATGCGCAACAGCCGTGAACTGACGCAAGAGGCCCTCGCTGAACGCAGTGACCTGTCGGTGGATGCCATCCGCCGCATCGAACGAGGCGCCTTCTCGCCGTCGCTCGACACGCTCGGCAAGCTGTCCGTGGGACTGGACGTGTCGCTCAAGACGCTCTTCCACTCCTTCGACATGGAGCGCAGCGACGGCGTGGCGGAGATCTGCGACTACCTCGCGTGCCGCAGCGGCTCGGAGGTGAAGCTCGCGTGGCGCGTGCTCCAGGCCATGTTCGACGAGCCCTGA
- a CDS encoding GDSL-type esterase/lipase family protein, protein MTVPDVSRGLRRAWLLAVLAGALLPGCEPRTPPHRFPLTPTSEQSASPDAARKESSARPGSVEEQASARPGSVDEQDSTRPSTVGGQDSAQSGSVEEQASARLGSAEKQDSARSGSVEEQASARLGSAEKQDSARSGSAEKPDAVRPGSVDEQASGRTGPVEDQASALSPVEEAATSEASRGEADAGPGARATTGEAVAGARGVTGAASQAGAPGPGGANPKPRRSAFRALPPTTARAQRLRALATRLGATGAAVEAPCLESSDTGCARVALTPFFMSLDGLREGTTQTPTVIAAFGNSLIAGDRIVDIVRDELVAAFGGAGRGVLLVDRMAPYGGRTRTAAVSDGWEPRTLGELHAPPHPFGITGVYHVATERRARGRFKLDGEPRGTLWWKDVAGAGRLAVSVDGTVLTRTEPQGDGASRTTSFDLPPGAKWLDVTAEGEGAIVQGVVLQKDAPGVVLDMLGVPSSDATLYARLEEDALKAQLQQRDPKLLLFFLGGNESKRLEWKRTDLPTVRKDLTTLLRRTHAAAPGSACLVVGPMDAVQDSHEKGKPLSQRPFLEAAITAEREVALAEGCGFFNLYAAMGGAGSLARFEQAGFMHEDLVHPRGQGLDLLGQLVADALMAAWANEGATPAPALTSSRAAPPARPAGHGNGRSAEVVP, encoded by the coding sequence ATGACGGTTCCCGATGTCTCGCGGGGGCTCCGGCGCGCGTGGTTGCTCGCTGTCCTGGCGGGTGCCCTGCTCCCCGGGTGCGAGCCCCGCACACCCCCTCACCGGTTCCCCCTCACGCCGACCTCGGAGCAGTCCGCCTCGCCGGACGCCGCTCGCAAGGAATCGTCCGCGCGGCCCGGCTCCGTGGAGGAGCAAGCTTCCGCGCGGCCCGGCTCCGTGGACGAGCAGGACTCCACGAGGCCCAGCACCGTGGGTGGGCAGGACTCCGCGCAGTCTGGCTCCGTGGAGGAGCAAGCTTCCGCGCGGCTCGGCTCCGCGGAGAAACAGGACTCCGCGCGGTCTGGCTCCGTGGAGGAGCAAGCTTCCGCGCGGCTCGGCTCCGCGGAGAAACAGGACTCCGCGCGGTCCGGCTCCGCGGAGAAGCCAGACGCCGTGCGGCCCGGCTCCGTGGACGAGCAGGCCTCCGGGAGGACCGGCCCCGTGGAGGATCAGGCCTCCGCGCTGTCCCCGGTCGAGGAGGCCGCGACGTCCGAAGCCTCTCGTGGCGAGGCGGATGCGGGACCGGGTGCACGCGCGACGACGGGGGAGGCCGTGGCGGGCGCACGCGGGGTAACGGGGGCTGCTTCACAGGCCGGGGCCCCCGGGCCCGGCGGCGCGAACCCGAAGCCCCGGCGCTCCGCGTTCCGTGCCCTTCCGCCCACCACCGCGCGTGCGCAGCGCCTGCGCGCGTTGGCCACGCGCCTCGGTGCGACCGGCGCGGCGGTGGAGGCGCCATGCCTGGAGTCCTCGGACACTGGCTGCGCTCGCGTCGCGCTGACGCCGTTCTTCATGTCGCTGGACGGGCTGCGGGAAGGCACGACGCAGACCCCCACGGTCATCGCCGCGTTCGGCAACTCGCTCATCGCGGGCGACCGCATCGTGGACATCGTGCGTGATGAGCTGGTGGCCGCCTTTGGTGGCGCGGGCCGGGGCGTGCTGTTGGTGGACCGCATGGCGCCCTACGGCGGAAGGACGCGCACGGCCGCCGTGAGCGATGGCTGGGAGCCGCGCACCCTGGGCGAGCTGCACGCGCCGCCGCACCCGTTCGGCATCACCGGCGTGTACCACGTGGCCACCGAGAGGCGCGCGCGGGGCCGCTTCAAGCTGGACGGAGAGCCGCGCGGAACCCTGTGGTGGAAGGACGTTGCGGGCGCGGGCCGCCTCGCCGTGTCGGTGGACGGCACGGTGCTCACGCGCACGGAGCCCCAGGGGGACGGCGCCAGCCGCACCACGTCCTTCGACCTGCCCCCGGGCGCGAAGTGGCTGGACGTCACGGCGGAGGGCGAGGGCGCCATCGTCCAGGGCGTGGTGCTCCAGAAGGACGCGCCCGGCGTCGTGCTGGACATGCTCGGCGTGCCGTCCTCGGACGCCACGCTGTACGCGCGGCTGGAGGAGGACGCGCTGAAGGCGCAGCTCCAGCAGCGGGACCCGAAGCTGCTGCTCTTCTTCCTGGGCGGCAATGAGTCCAAGCGCCTGGAGTGGAAGCGCACGGACCTGCCCACCGTGCGCAAGGACCTGACCACGCTGTTGCGCCGCACCCATGCCGCCGCGCCCGGGAGCGCGTGCCTGGTGGTGGGCCCCATGGACGCGGTGCAGGACTCGCACGAGAAGGGAAAGCCCCTGTCGCAGCGGCCGTTCCTGGAGGCGGCCATCACCGCCGAGCGCGAGGTGGCGCTCGCCGAGGGCTGCGGCTTCTTCAACCTGTACGCAGCGATGGGCGGCGCGGGTTCGCTCGCGCGCTTTGAGCAAGCGGGGTTCATGCACGAGGACCTGGTGCATCCGCGTGGCCAGGGCCTGGACCTGCTGGGCCAATTGGTCGCGGACGCGCTGATGGCTGCGTGGGCGAACGAGGGCGCGACGCCCGCGCCAGCGCTCACGTCCTCGCGAGCGGCGCCCCCGGCGCGTCCCGCGGGTCATGGAAATGGTCGGAGCGCGGAGGTCGTGCCATGA
- a CDS encoding serine hydrolase domain-containing protein, with protein MKRSLVALWLFVVAGPALAVPPAPAPAASTPAPAPAASTPVPAASTPVPAGSTPAPAGSTPAPGSKAAPPAREPSAKAVAPESDAKPSAEFPPEVQRALDALVRADLKQGPTAGLSVGVMRGGQRWMNGYGYRDLAKKLPATVRTTYRMASITKSFTAVAVLQLAQEGKLDLDADIHTLVPEYPVKQWPVTVRQLLGHLGGVPTYDSPSAGKNTKPVTTKEAIGLFADRPLMSEPGTRYLYTTWGFNLLGAAVETASGQSYREYLRDHVFGPANMSHADLDELSTRDAQQAVGYRVAGSALKPSRFLDVTSRFGGGGTRATVEDLLGFARAVLDHTLVTRETMGRMQATMVTRDGRITDYGMGFATYPLRGHYIVAHAGGQPETTTLLVLLPAEDTAIALATNVEDEGKRLRRLSIRLMEIVLDEGAPGRGAHLTDPVDAVEYEGMGRLASYGLAYHDWATRGPGTLPPEPDLAGAFAKVSSLFDRAIIARDPRGAMERIRGAHEPRGESLFIRVGAHMAATVERALGAERLRAYRTQGAAAFFADYLAACESLKCPDAERFSASVRGDVARFVAGWKRAEVPALRRSRLEATKDPERLWPALKEAAVRAPAVRPDYTDELVTLADRAKRKPVDRMRWLERATELQPESMDAHLAQAVGLLEEDREAEAIPHVREAFETPEGSLVLSPAGFLKRLVDMRSPKVARGLLRAAVTVHPDAPELWEALAKRERALGDAGAAKAALAQAKRARQARAAQEARAPRPPGGASAQDKAPSGAPFPTVPVVDPESSQEP; from the coding sequence ATGAAGCGGAGCCTGGTCGCGCTGTGGCTGTTCGTGGTCGCGGGGCCCGCGCTCGCCGTCCCGCCGGCACCCGCGCCTGCCGCGTCCACGCCGGCACCCGCGCCTGCCGCGTCCACGCCGGTGCCCGCTGCGTCCACGCCGGTGCCCGCTGGGTCCACGCCGGCGCCCGCTGGGTCTACTCCGGCGCCCGGCTCGAAGGCAGCGCCGCCCGCGCGGGAGCCCAGCGCGAAGGCCGTCGCACCCGAGTCCGACGCGAAGCCCAGCGCGGAGTTCCCGCCGGAGGTGCAGCGCGCGTTGGATGCGCTGGTGCGCGCGGACCTGAAGCAGGGCCCCACGGCGGGCCTGTCCGTGGGCGTGATGCGTGGCGGCCAGCGGTGGATGAACGGCTATGGCTACCGCGACCTGGCGAAGAAGCTGCCGGCCACGGTGCGCACCACGTACCGCATGGCCTCCATCACCAAGTCCTTCACGGCTGTGGCGGTGTTGCAGCTGGCGCAGGAGGGCAAGCTGGACCTGGACGCGGACATCCACACGCTGGTGCCCGAGTACCCGGTGAAGCAGTGGCCGGTGACGGTGCGGCAGCTGCTGGGCCACCTGGGCGGGGTGCCCACCTACGACAGCCCGAGCGCTGGCAAGAACACGAAGCCGGTGACGACGAAGGAGGCCATCGGCCTGTTCGCGGACCGCCCGCTCATGTCCGAGCCGGGCACGCGCTACCTGTATACGACGTGGGGCTTCAACCTGCTGGGCGCGGCGGTGGAGACGGCGTCCGGCCAGTCCTACCGCGAGTACCTGCGCGACCACGTCTTCGGGCCCGCGAACATGAGCCACGCGGACCTGGACGAGCTGAGCACGCGCGACGCGCAGCAGGCGGTGGGCTACCGCGTGGCCGGCAGCGCGCTGAAGCCGTCGCGCTTCCTGGACGTGACCAGCCGCTTTGGCGGCGGCGGCACGCGCGCGACGGTGGAGGACCTGCTGGGCTTCGCGCGCGCCGTGCTGGACCACACGCTGGTGACGCGCGAGACGATGGGCCGCATGCAGGCGACGATGGTGACGCGCGACGGCCGCATCACCGACTACGGCATGGGCTTCGCCACCTATCCGCTCCGGGGCCACTACATCGTCGCGCACGCGGGCGGACAGCCCGAGACGACGACGCTGCTGGTGCTGCTGCCCGCGGAGGACACCGCCATCGCGCTGGCCACCAACGTGGAGGACGAGGGGAAGCGGCTGCGCCGGCTGTCCATCCGGTTGATGGAGATCGTCCTGGACGAGGGCGCGCCGGGCCGAGGCGCCCACCTCACCGACCCCGTGGACGCGGTGGAGTACGAGGGCATGGGGCGGCTCGCGAGCTACGGGCTCGCGTACCACGACTGGGCCACGCGCGGCCCGGGGACGCTGCCGCCGGAGCCGGACCTGGCGGGTGCGTTCGCGAAGGTGTCCTCGCTCTTCGACCGCGCCATCATCGCCAGGGACCCGCGCGGCGCGATGGAGCGGATCCGCGGCGCGCACGAGCCCCGGGGCGAATCGCTCTTCATCCGGGTGGGCGCGCACATGGCGGCCACGGTGGAGCGGGCGCTGGGCGCGGAGCGGCTGCGCGCGTACCGGACGCAGGGCGCGGCGGCCTTCTTCGCGGACTACCTGGCCGCGTGCGAGTCCCTGAAGTGCCCGGACGCGGAGCGCTTCAGCGCGTCCGTGCGCGGCGACGTGGCCCGCTTCGTCGCGGGGTGGAAGCGCGCGGAGGTGCCGGCGCTGCGGCGCTCCCGGCTGGAGGCCACGAAGGATCCCGAGCGGCTGTGGCCCGCGCTGAAGGAGGCGGCCGTGCGCGCGCCCGCGGTGCGGCCGGACTACACGGATGAGCTGGTGACGCTGGCGGACCGGGCGAAGCGCAAGCCGGTGGACCGGATGCGCTGGCTGGAGCGCGCGACGGAGCTCCAGCCGGAGTCCATGGACGCGCACCTGGCGCAGGCGGTGGGGCTGCTGGAGGAGGACCGGGAGGCGGAGGCCATCCCGCACGTTCGCGAGGCCTTCGAGACGCCAGAGGGGTCGCTGGTGCTGTCGCCCGCGGGCTTCCTGAAGCGGCTCGTGGACATGCGCTCGCCCAAGGTGGCGAGGGGCCTCTTGCGAGCCGCCGTGACGGTGCACCCGGACGCGCCGGAGCTGTGGGAGGCGCTGGCGAAGCGCGAGCGGGCCTTGGGGGACGCGGGCGCGGCGAAGGCGGCGCTGGCGCAGGCGAAGCGGGCTCGGCAGGCGAGGGCGGCGCAGGAGGCTCGGGCGCCGCGTCCGCCCGGCGGCGCGTCCGCGCAGGACAAGGCCCCCAGCGGAGCCCCGTTCCCGACCGTGCCGGTGGTGGACCCGGAGTCCTCGCAGGAGCCGTAA
- a CDS encoding zinc ribbon domain-containing protein has product MKPTCPSCRAPFAPGAETCRACGAPLLLTADAGGAEPVCAVHPQWRSVATCPRCGVFACARCLRAGREGAICATCLEREPLGQVPWDQREELGTLKAFWKTCFGMLMRPTETLRGLNPDAPVSSSLGFVLLSAIAGFLSTGLVYTVFIGLILGLVPAKDASAEDLESMKPWLTAGMALWTVLMPFFSTGMTLVNAGLDHLILRMGGVERGFSVTMRAHALSQSPYIVGVIPFVALYAAPFWAAGLRAVTYRALHKTSWGTAIAGAFLAPVLSCCVCGGGYAVIMFATLKSAGQF; this is encoded by the coding sequence ATGAAGCCTACCTGTCCCTCCTGTCGTGCCCCCTTCGCTCCTGGCGCGGAGACGTGCCGTGCGTGTGGTGCGCCGTTGCTGTTGACCGCGGACGCGGGTGGCGCCGAGCCCGTCTGCGCCGTACACCCTCAGTGGCGGAGCGTGGCGACGTGCCCCCGGTGTGGTGTGTTCGCGTGCGCCCGCTGCCTGCGCGCGGGCCGGGAGGGCGCGATCTGCGCCACCTGCCTCGAGCGTGAGCCCCTGGGGCAGGTGCCGTGGGACCAGCGCGAGGAGCTGGGGACGCTCAAGGCGTTCTGGAAGACGTGCTTCGGCATGTTGATGCGGCCCACGGAGACGCTCCGGGGCCTCAACCCGGATGCGCCGGTGAGCAGCTCCCTGGGCTTCGTGCTGCTGTCGGCGATCGCCGGCTTCCTGTCCACGGGCCTCGTCTACACGGTGTTCATTGGCCTCATCCTGGGGCTGGTCCCCGCGAAGGATGCGAGCGCGGAGGATCTGGAGTCGATGAAGCCGTGGTTGACGGCGGGCATGGCGCTCTGGACGGTGCTGATGCCCTTTTTCAGCACGGGCATGACGCTGGTGAACGCGGGCCTGGACCACCTCATCCTCCGCATGGGCGGCGTGGAGCGAGGCTTCTCGGTGACGATGCGCGCGCACGCGCTCTCCCAGTCGCCGTACATCGTCGGCGTGATTCCCTTCGTCGCGCTGTACGCCGCGCCCTTCTGGGCGGCGGGTCTGCGCGCGGTGACGTACCGCGCGCTGCACAAGACCTCCTGGGGCACGGCGATCGCGGGCGCGTTCCTGGCGCCGGTGCTCTCCTGCTGCGTCTGTGGCGGCGGCTACGCGGTCATCATGTTCGCGACGCTCAAGAGCGCGGGACAGTTCTGA
- a CDS encoding TolB family protein, with the protein MARTKSSERLTTSWRGLLYLRQERPGSRRDLWLQSLDGQRHVALTDSGRVAAWNRPQVAGALNGASISPDGTRVAYAERQDDLAPAQPWNVLFVVNADGTGRRKLVDLRDRPPPPTGLRAGTFIWSPDGTRLAYVLETPGPGCAALSLHLVDVASAQAQVADFPLSPQVGEAQLLAWSSSRNEIAFASRCGASGEQRLCVLEVSTGKVRARPSEGPSVSPDGVRAFVAATSSAGRRAALLKLDEAFTIEHTLESSGRFTWYHQHPGGLFTEVTPERATTECAGVTPPPQRLSRWEPGTRARQPVRQDATAFTVLAFSPDDTQALVSILAGRDDTQAGFCGEGWLQRLHLVRREDLESELPREQLLARSVALAKAQPWPGPGNARYLGWLR; encoded by the coding sequence ATGGCGCGGACGAAGTCCTCCGAACGCCTCACGACCAGCTGGCGCGGGTTGCTGTACCTCCGGCAGGAGCGCCCCGGTTCGCGGCGTGACCTGTGGCTCCAATCCCTCGACGGGCAGCGGCACGTCGCGCTCACGGACAGCGGCAGGGTGGCGGCATGGAACCGCCCCCAGGTGGCAGGCGCCCTCAACGGAGCCAGCATCTCGCCGGATGGCACCCGCGTGGCCTACGCGGAGCGGCAGGACGATCTCGCGCCCGCGCAGCCTTGGAACGTCCTGTTCGTGGTCAACGCCGACGGCACGGGCCGGCGCAAGCTCGTGGACCTGCGCGACCGCCCACCGCCGCCAACCGGGCTCCGGGCGGGGACGTTCATCTGGTCCCCGGATGGGACACGTCTGGCCTATGTCCTGGAGACTCCCGGCCCTGGCTGCGCGGCCCTGAGTCTCCACCTCGTGGACGTCGCGTCCGCCCAGGCCCAGGTCGCGGACTTCCCGTTGAGCCCCCAGGTGGGAGAGGCCCAATTGCTGGCATGGTCCTCGTCGCGGAACGAAATCGCGTTCGCCAGCCGGTGCGGCGCCTCGGGGGAGCAACGCCTGTGCGTCCTGGAGGTGTCCACGGGCAAGGTGCGAGCCCGACCGTCCGAGGGGCCCTCGGTCTCACCCGACGGCGTCCGCGCCTTCGTCGCCGCCACCTCCTCTGCGGGAAGGAGGGCGGCCCTGCTGAAGCTGGATGAAGCCTTCACCATCGAGCACACCCTGGAGTCCTCCGGACGGTTCACCTGGTACCACCAGCATCCCGGGGGGCTCTTCACGGAGGTGACACCCGAACGCGCGACGACGGAGTGCGCGGGCGTGACGCCTCCACCCCAGCGGCTCTCCCGCTGGGAGCCTGGGACGCGCGCGCGTCAACCCGTGCGTCAGGACGCCACCGCGTTCACGGTGCTGGCCTTCTCGCCGGACGACACCCAGGCCCTCGTGAGCATCCTCGCCGGACGGGACGACACACAGGCGGGCTTCTGCGGCGAGGGGTGGCTCCAGCGCCTCCACCTGGTGCGGCGGGAGGACCTGGAGAGCGAACTCCCGCGGGAGCAACTCCTCGCGCGAAGCGTCGCGCTGGCGAAAGCGCAGCCCTGGCCGGGACCTGGGAACGCGCGCTACCTGGGTTGGCTGCGCTGA
- a CDS encoding metallophosphoesterase, translating to MRTLFIGDVHGCSSELDALLKACGWTPADRVVLVGDLVAKGPDSAGVVRRAREHGFLAVKGNHDAHVLRWHAGRAAKGKKLKPEHRQVMDTLTAEDWAYLETLPAYAHFPDLKVLAVHAGLVPGVPLAEQREEFLLNLRSISADGTPSKRLEAGEPWGSLWKGPELVIFGHDAMRGLQRHPFAVGLDSGCVYGGKLTAYVLPEGKFYSVPAARAYMAL from the coding sequence ATGCGAACGCTCTTCATCGGGGATGTGCACGGCTGTTCCAGCGAGCTGGATGCGCTCCTGAAGGCGTGTGGCTGGACGCCCGCGGACCGGGTGGTGCTGGTGGGCGACCTGGTGGCGAAGGGGCCGGACTCGGCGGGCGTGGTGCGCCGCGCGCGCGAACACGGCTTCCTGGCGGTGAAGGGCAACCACGACGCGCACGTGCTGCGCTGGCACGCGGGCCGGGCCGCCAAGGGCAAGAAGCTCAAGCCGGAGCACCGGCAGGTGATGGACACGCTGACGGCGGAGGACTGGGCCTATCTGGAGACGCTGCCCGCCTACGCGCACTTCCCGGACCTGAAGGTGCTCGCGGTGCACGCGGGGCTGGTGCCAGGGGTGCCGCTGGCGGAGCAGCGGGAGGAGTTCCTGCTCAACCTGCGCAGCATCTCCGCGGATGGGACGCCGTCGAAGCGGCTGGAGGCAGGCGAGCCCTGGGGCAGCCTGTGGAAGGGCCCCGAGCTGGTCATCTTCGGCCACGACGCCATGCGCGGCCTGCAAAGGCATCCCTTCGCGGTGGGCCTGGACTCCGGCTGCGTCTACGGCGGCAAGCTCACCGCGTACGTGCTGCCGGAAGGGAAGTTCTACTCCGTGCCGGCAGCCCGCGCGTACATGGCGCTGTGA
- a CDS encoding sigma-70 family RNA polymerase sigma factor has protein sequence MKGDTAARQGPVLVSFLVAAPDLPLAQAFMTARGGAEPAGALSILQERLATALETARQSWPGVALEGPRFAAHLARLVPADGNEETWGRLHMTDVYLARAAADGLPAALATFEQRLMPEVDAAVARLKLPPAGLDEVRQALRQRMLVGSAEAPARLAAYPGTGPLAGWVRAAALWLALDWQRQRSGQAQSEDGDLSMLVAPGDDPELAYLKQTYRAEFTASFQAALAALSARQRNFLRLKYLDGLGIDQLGALYGVHRSTAARWVVGAQEELLEGTRQRLTERLRLTRSQLDSVLRLISSQLDVSLSRLLRTHSE, from the coding sequence GTGAAGGGTGACACGGCGGCGCGACAGGGGCCGGTGCTAGTGTCCTTCCTCGTGGCCGCCCCGGATCTGCCCCTAGCCCAGGCCTTCATGACCGCCCGAGGAGGAGCGGAGCCGGCAGGCGCCCTCTCCATCCTCCAGGAGCGGCTGGCCACGGCCCTGGAGACAGCGCGTCAATCGTGGCCCGGCGTGGCGCTGGAGGGCCCGCGCTTCGCGGCGCACCTGGCGCGGCTGGTGCCCGCGGACGGCAACGAGGAGACGTGGGGGCGGCTGCACATGACGGACGTCTACCTGGCGCGCGCGGCGGCGGACGGGCTGCCCGCGGCGCTGGCGACGTTCGAGCAGCGGCTGATGCCGGAGGTGGACGCGGCGGTGGCGCGCCTGAAGCTGCCGCCGGCCGGGCTGGACGAGGTCCGTCAGGCGCTGCGGCAGCGGATGCTGGTGGGCAGCGCGGAGGCCCCGGCGCGGCTGGCGGCGTACCCGGGCACGGGTCCGCTGGCGGGCTGGGTGCGCGCGGCGGCGCTGTGGCTGGCGCTGGACTGGCAGCGGCAGCGCTCGGGGCAGGCCCAGTCGGAGGACGGCGACCTGTCCATGCTGGTGGCGCCGGGGGATGACCCGGAGCTGGCGTACCTCAAGCAGACGTACCGCGCGGAGTTCACCGCGTCCTTCCAGGCGGCGCTGGCGGCCCTGTCCGCGCGGCAGCGCAACTTCCTGCGGCTGAAGTACCTGGACGGGCTGGGCATCGACCAGCTGGGCGCGCTCTACGGCGTGCACCGCTCCACGGCGGCGCGGTGGGTGGTGGGCGCGCAGGAGGAGCTGCTGGAGGGCACGCGGCAGCGGCTGACGGAGCGGCTGCGGCTGACGCGCTCACAGCTGGACAGCGTGCTGCGGCTCATCTCCAGTCAGTTGGACGTGAGCCTGAGCCGGCTTTTGCGCACGCATTCCGAGTAA
- the alr gene encoding alanine racemase — MDAGRRGGVNVEQVGGGPGDAVHSSWLEVSASHLQHNVAAFRALESSGPVPRALGVVLKGNAYGHGLAQVLPLVHAGVDVLYFIAPQDALQVRAHEAAHGLPARQVLVLGAVSPEEAVVLAREGIDVVVADRSWADAVPGLRAARLPRPLRVHVHVDTGLGREGFTLDQLPRETAFLADAPDVFEPVGVLSHFANTEDVTEQGYALAQLDAFETALKHLDAQLKPAKPLQRHISASAAALVLPRARYEAARVGISLYGLWPSPETRLSARLVLGELPVLKPVLSWRCRSQVVKWLPAGSYVGYGCTYRCPEPTRLAVLPVGYYDGYPRLASGKAHVLVNGRRCAVLGRVMMNHLMVDVTRAASDERPVTATLLGRDGEESVSAESLAGWAQTLHYELLTRLGAHLRRVVVE; from the coding sequence ATGGACGCAGGAAGGCGCGGAGGTGTGAACGTGGAGCAAGTCGGTGGCGGGCCTGGGGACGCGGTGCACTCCTCGTGGTTGGAGGTGAGCGCGTCCCACCTCCAGCACAACGTGGCGGCGTTCCGCGCGCTGGAGTCATCCGGCCCGGTGCCCCGGGCGCTGGGCGTGGTGCTCAAGGGCAACGCCTATGGCCACGGGCTCGCGCAGGTGCTGCCCCTGGTGCACGCGGGCGTGGACGTCCTCTACTTCATCGCGCCCCAGGACGCGCTCCAGGTGCGCGCGCACGAGGCGGCCCATGGGCTGCCGGCGCGGCAGGTGCTGGTGCTGGGCGCCGTGTCGCCGGAGGAGGCCGTCGTGCTGGCGCGCGAGGGCATCGACGTGGTGGTGGCGGACCGCTCCTGGGCGGACGCGGTGCCGGGCCTTCGCGCCGCGAGGCTCCCGCGCCCCCTGCGCGTGCACGTGCACGTGGACACGGGCCTGGGCCGCGAGGGCTTCACGTTGGATCAGCTGCCCAGGGAGACGGCGTTCCTCGCGGACGCGCCGGACGTGTTCGAGCCGGTGGGCGTGCTCAGCCACTTCGCCAACACGGAGGACGTGACGGAGCAGGGGTACGCGCTCGCGCAGCTGGACGCGTTCGAGACGGCGCTCAAGCACCTGGACGCGCAGCTGAAGCCCGCGAAGCCGCTGCAGCGCCACATCTCCGCGAGCGCCGCGGCGCTGGTGCTGCCCCGGGCGCGCTACGAGGCGGCGCGGGTGGGCATCTCGCTGTATGGCCTGTGGCCCTCTCCGGAGACGCGGCTGTCCGCGCGGCTGGTGCTGGGCGAGCTGCCGGTGCTCAAGCCGGTGCTGTCATGGCGGTGCCGGAGCCAGGTGGTGAAGTGGCTGCCCGCGGGGAGCTACGTGGGCTACGGCTGCACGTACCGCTGCCCGGAGCCCACGCGCCTCGCGGTGCTGCCGGTGGGCTACTACGACGGCTATCCGCGGCTCGCGTCCGGCAAGGCGCACGTGCTGGTGAACGGGCGGCGGTGCGCGGTGCTGGGCCGCGTGATGATGAACCACCTGATGGTGGACGTGACGCGCGCCGCGTCCGACGAGCGCCCGGTGACGGCCACGCTCCTGGGCCGCGACGGCGAGGAGTCCGTGTCCGCCGAGTCCCTGGCCGGCTGGGCCCAGACCCTCCACTACGAGCTGCTCACCCGCCTGGGCGCGCACCTGCGCCGCGTGGTGGTGGAGTAG